GCGACACAGTCTTCTCCGCGCACTACAACGGCAAGATCACGGTGTGGGACCGACGgacagcgacgcgcagcggcgaggtggtggccCATCAGCGTGTTGcgacgtgtgtgcgtgtgagcgcAAATGGGCAGCTGTGTGTATCCATGGGCAAAGACAATGTCATATCCGTACGCGACGCTCGTGTGTTCACCAAGACGCTGTTCAGTGTCGCCCCGGTGCAACTCGTGGTGATGATGAACTGGGCTCGTCTGTCCATCGCCCCCAGCGGGCAGCTGTGTGCCGTGGGCAGCGGACGGACCTCGGACCTCCTCCTGATCCGACTTCATGGAGGAGGGCAGGGTGACGCGGAGGCGACCGACAGCGCATCATCTCCAGCGTTGGTGAAGGTGCTGAAGGCATGTGTGTCGAACGCAACTTCTTACGGCGATCAGGGTAGCGGTAGCAGCAAGGGACCTATCTTTAGCACCGCGTGGGGTGCAAGCGAGGGCGGTCCATTGGTGTCTATCAGCAATGATCGCTGTGTGCAGGTGTGGGAGTGAAATGCGTGCTGTCGGCTACACAACGGGGCGACAAAGAAacgtggggggggggggggctacaGTGCTGTATGCTCCCTATCCTTTCCGCTTTCACCGGGCCGCCTCGATTTCCCATTCTGGTCGCCACCAAAAGTGCCGTGCACGGGGGTGTCTGACTGTTCCTCGTATCTCTGCTCTGCTGATAGTGCttgtcttctttttcttgcgTTTATTTCActgccgccccccccccctttctttctgttgttgttcaTTGCTCTtgctcgcgcacgcgcgatgCATGCGTGTCTATGTATTGGGGCGGAAGTCGTCGTGtttccaccaccaccaccttcttcTCCCATGCCTTTCTGGCGTGACTGTGTTGTgtcgctccctccctctctcgtgtcTTGGATTCGTTGCATCTCCTTGAATGGACGCCACCGACGGACACCGAGGCGTGATAACGATGAAACACAAGCGCATAGGTAACGCATGCAAAGCGAAAcacaacgaaaaacaaacagcgagacgcacacgctgtTTTTACATGGGTACCACGGCTGGTGGACTGCTCCAACACGGAAGGATTGAAAAGAGCAAACGCGGGAAGCTTCTGTGGCGCGTAGCCGCTGCCGTGATGTAGAGAGCGGAATCCTCAGGCGTGAAATGCGTTATCTTGCGCAGCTCTtatctccctctcccagcgccgccgctgcagtcAGCACCCCATCCGCTCCCTCGGAAGGACTCGCTTGTTCGCTTGCTAACCTTCGTTGCTCCCCTcgtctctccttccctctctttctcctttctCGAATCGCTTGTCACGCTCATCCCGCATGCACGACCGTGCCCTCGTCAGCATGTAGTGATcaatcacacacacacgcatacacctctctctgcacactgcgcacacacatcaaAGCAagcgctcctgctgctgctgttgctgttgctcctTTTGCCGTCACCCTTCACATTAGTCATCTTGCTGGTTCCCCTTTTTCGTtccgcttcttcttccctccGTGTCTTACTTTCGTTTCtttgcgcatgcgcgtgctcgTCTGCGTCTGTCCCGTGTTTTGTCGCGCGTGTGGATGCACTCGCCTGTAGTGAGCGTGTATTAattctctttccctctctgtgtgtttgtgtattGTGTTTGACGTGCCCGACTCCCCTTCTTACGTTCTATGTTACTCTTCTCGTTCCGTCCCTGACTCGCACACATACTCTTCCCTTccttttccctctccttggtcttttttttccttttaTTGGTTTTCATTGTTGCTCGTGTTTTTCTCTTGATCTCTGCAAAGTTCTCCCCGCTGTGTTCactgttttcttttctcgtCGCATTCCCTTGTTCCTTTATATGTGTCGTTGTGTGTCGTTGTAGCCTCCACTGCTCCTGCATCtgtgctgtcgctgcgcctctgTCTGTTCACGtgccttttttttggtgtgtggtcatcttttttgttgttgttctttgTTTGTCGACTTGtttgcggtggtggtggtggtggtggttggtCGTACTTcgctttttttcttttcggtATTGTTGCGTTTCGTTGGTCTTGTCCGTATACATCGGTGTTATTGTTGGGGGTGGGGCTCTCCGTTTCTCgcgtgctgcttctctctaCATTGTCGCATAAAAGAGGGTCTGTCCGCACGAGGCACAGAATCAGAGCAAGACAAGCAGGCAGGCTACTCTACGTGCCACACATCAAGTTTTTGTTGGTTTGTGTCTCGTGCCCTTCGCTTGTGCGTCTGTCGTTTTGCGAgcgagtgcgcgcgtgctgtgtcaactttcctttttttttggcggTAAGCTCGTCTaactcttttttttcgacgcacgcgcactgacgcgcgtgcctgcgcatACGTGCATCTCGTGTCGTTGTGCATTTCCTGTTTCATGTAACAGCTATATACATGACCAAGAGATCCTCTTTCACCTTGCCAGTATTCCTTCACCGTCTTgctgtgtgcctctctcccacacacacgcacgagcgccagcacacacacgtacacgcacacggatAAAAGAACGAATAGCTGTAAACTGCCTCTCCCGCCCCCTTCATTCCACACTTGCGCCTCCCACTTTGTCCGAGGACTGTGTCTTCGCTCGCATCTCTGCTACTGCGGCTGGTCGCCTCTTGCAACGCTGTCACAGTATTCCGCTTCTCCAAGGGCCGCTTCACGGGACTTGCGCACGAGAAACAGTGGGGAGACGTTATAGACGACACGGTACTTAAAACGCTGCCCTGCATCCGGGGGCGAGAGCGAAGCAAGAAGAAGTGAGGGGCGTCATTCCTCGTACTCGCTCGCTCATTATCTCTCGGTGGGCGTCGTCGGAGGTGCGAAACAAGAACGCTAATTGGCAGAAAGACAAAAACCCGAACGCAGAAGGTTGAGAACGGTTAAATTTTTCCTGTGATTTGCTTGTATGTATGGTCACTGCGGGAAACggaaaaacaaacaaacggagataaaaaaaaaacgcctCTGCTGTGAAGATACGCGCACCACTCACCACGCATACTGTGCCTAGACTGCACGGcgcaccctctcctcccgcCAACGGCACGCACTCGGTCTAGCAAAAGTGGAGAAGAGGCAGGTGCTCTCCTCGATTGCGAACTCGCCGGTTCTTTTCCCGTACACCTTTTCCGTTGCTCCTAGCGATTCCCTTCTTCGTTTGTTTGTTCCCCCGCCCCTACCCCCTACCCCCAAATACACCCTTTTTGTTGACTGTTTTCAACAgctttcgtgtgtgtgtgtgtgtgtgtgtgtgtgtgtgtgtatgtgtcttCGTGTGCTCACGGCTCCCTCCCACGCACCCGCCCTCGCAGTTGCCCTTCTTGCTCCTTTTTTCAGCCTCAGTAATATTGTTTCCATTGTCTTTTTTCGTTCGCGTGTCTCAGTGTGACGGCGATTCCGTGCGGCCCTTCGATCAAGGTCGTGCGGAGCCGGAAGGGCGAAAGTAAGGAGCGAAACGAAACAGAGAGCGTCCATCCTCACACCGACATCCCAATAGCCCGTTGCTTGGCCAACACGGCGTTGCTGTGAGCTGGCTGCTTCTGCTTCATACTTGtagcgttttttttttacttacgttctcctccatctccctctccctcttctgcaACTgctgtgttttctttttccttccGCACCTGTGCATCTCTCGCTTCCCCAACTACAGCGTCTTTTTGCTTTGccttgcgcgtgtgtgtcttgtCTGCACAAGGGCAGTAACTCATCGACTTGCGAATTGAAGCAGTGTGCGCGCTTATATCCATATCAGCATATACGTGTATATGTCGATATTGATAGATATACACATATACCTGCTTCAGTGCTTTCATCGCAATTACAGGCTCTCCCCcatacacgtacacgcgtgtgcgcgtagCGGTGACGGTAATTCGCCTTCCCGTTGCTCGGGGTCGCGCTCAAGTGCAGGAGAGCACGCTCAAGGACTTCAAGAGAGACTCAGCACGCATCTTCAGCACTGCCAGCGGCTGTTTCGCCACTTCGAagctctgctgcggcccGCTAAGCATCGCGCAAATACTGGTCAGCCGGTGCGCGCACCATAAGTCGAGTCAGCAAACGGGAAAGGGGGAAACGCACATGTAATTGGACGGAGGACGAGAAAATCCACACCATCATTCCCTTATTCCCACCCCAACCAACCACCCACGCGCCGAGCCCTCACACGTGCATTATCACCACCGCCCATCGCAGACTTCCTCCGCGTGGGATAAGGGCGGCACAGTTTTTCTTCCTTTCTTTTCCAGTCGACGATAGCGTCACTGCCACCACGACGCAGAGCCTTACGTTACTTCTTTTTATCTTTGCGTCTTCTTCCTTTCACTCGCTTGCGCGTGCGTTGACGTGttcttgccgccgccgccgccgccgccgccgccgccttttTTGGTGCTGTTGTATTCaacgttttctttttttttgtttcgtgtGTATGtcggtgagagagagagaaggggtgcCGATCCTCTGCCAACTCACTTGCTAGGCGATATTGGCCCCCATTTGGATTTGgtgctcctccccccccccctcagcatctgcacatacacacacacacgcgcgaggCGTAAAGGTCTCTTCCTGTCGTTTCTCTAAAGAAGAGTCTCATTGTTGGCCAAGGCTAAGAGGGGCATCCTTTGGCTCTACTCTTCCATAtctgcgtctctctttcttgaCCCGTTCGCTCTTTGCCTCGCTGAGTGCGCGCAGCTGTAAGTGCGCTTGTTTGTCTACGCTCGCGTTTTGGGTGTCTCGTTGCATCTGCAACACCTCATAACAGCGCGCTCGCTGGGCGTGGATGCAATGTTCGGCTGCGCGATGATGAGCttgagcagcggcagcgttctCGGAGCTGCCCTGAGCCTTGCCGTCACCACCATGGGTGCCGGCATCCTCACACTGCCTTCCGCCTACGCAGATGCGGGCATCATCCCTGCAACTCTTATCCTCGTCGGTGTCGGCATTCTCACAGTGTTCTCGATAGACTACATCATCCTAGGTGTAGACAAGCTATGTCGTAACTCGTACGAGGAGCTCACACGTGAGTTGCTTGGCAAGAAGGCGGAAGAAGTGGTACGATGGATGCTAATCATTTATAACACAGGATCTGCTATTGGATACCTCGTCGTCTTGGAAGACCTTGTAGCACCGATGCAGCCTCTCGTCACCAGGTACCTGCCCGCGCTCACCACGCCGAAGCACTCACTGCTCTCCTTCTGGGCCGTTTTCATCCTGCCCCTCTCCTGCGTTCCCACGCTGGGGGCCTTGCAcatctcctccttcctcgccATCTCATCGACGAGTTTCATCTGCATCATGATCATGTTCCGCTACTTCGTGCCGGGCCCCACGGAGCTATCCGCCATGACGACAGATGCCATCGCCAACGGCACAGCATCTGCCAACTGGTGGTGGGGTAAGTACCCCTTGCTGGCTCTGCCGATCATCATGTTCTCGTTCGACTGCCAGTCCCTCGTATTTCAGATATACGCTGGCCTGGACGACATGCGGCGAAGCGTCATGATTAAGGTGGCCATCATCAGCCTCATCGTCACTGGCGTCATCCACGCTGCTGTCGGTCTCTTTGGCTACCTCTCGAACCCGGTGGACGTGCGCGAGAACATCATCAGCAACTACGACCCCAACGTCGACCGCCTCTTTCAGATTGGCTACCTTCTGTACACTGCGCCGATGATTTTAGCATTTGTTTTGATGATGTTCCCTATTCGCGACTCGATCTTCATTTTGTGGTATGGCTACAGCTCTGCGTCGATGGCGACACACGTGCCGCGTAGCAAGGACTTCACGCGACTTGTACGCCAAGAAGAAGCACTGGAACTGATCGTGAATGCGGAAAGTGGGCATCAGCACAACCACTGTAACGGTTTCGGTAGCAAACACAGCTACGGCAGCGTCAAGGAGGAACTGCAGCAGGTTATCGAAGTGAAGAAGCACCACAACAATATTGAGCGGATTCCGCTGCGAGATCATCTCATAATTAGCGTCACACTGAGCACTctgtgcgtggcggtggcccTCCTGGTTCCTGGGATCGTGTCGGTGGTCTCGTTACTTGGAGGTCTGTGTTCCTCCACGCTGTGCTTTATCGTGCCTGGTCTGTACCGCTGGCAGCTGCACAACAAGAACATTGCTCGCTGTCAGACGTTTTGGGAGATAGCGCTCATGGTGTTGATGGTAGTCTttggcggcgttgccgccaTCTTAGGCACCGCTGTGTGGGTCGAGGGCGTCCTACTCAGCATGTAATATGATCGCAGTGTGGCGAACACAGGGCGTTTGTCCACTGTGACGGTTTTTTCCGttgcgcacacacgcacttatatacatatatatatacatatatatatatatatatatgtgtgtgtgtatgtgtgtatatacGCACATATGTATTTGTGCACTCCGTTGAGCTGCTGTTGCGGATTAATTGAACTCCACTCCCTTTATCGTTtccctgcccccccccctaccaccacccccaccaccttCCCCTTCTTATTTTGGTCGTTTTTccttctttgttttgtgtgtgtgtgtgtgttcatgTTTTTTTGGGGACCCACTCTCACCATGTTGTTGTTCTTTGatttgctgctgttgtgaAGTAACCTTTAAGCATCACAGACGTGTGTGTTAACGGGTCCGACATCCGCTAGCCACCCGCCACCGCTTCCTTcgacgcatgcgcacacacacgccagccACTAtccgtctctcccccttcctccacAGCAGAAGCCAGTTTGTTCTCTTTCGCATTCATTTTCTGTCTTTTTCctcgtttttttctttgcatttctttctctgccgcctctcCAGTTTTCAACCTCCCGCCGTCTTTGATGATAACGttgctgtctctctttccctcttcatcgccctccccccccccctgcacATACGCACAGACGCATTCCAGTATGATATATTCCTTTGCTTCATTTCCTCACTGCACGGGTTCTTTCCACTAGCCCCTTGACCTACTTCTTGCCTTTTCTAACGCTCCACTTTCTTCTTTACTTCTTCTTGCCCCTCTTCCGCACCgacacacatgtacacacacatcgACACAAACAGCTCCTTCGTTCAACGGCGCGTTGCATGCGTGTCTTTCTCCTGTGCAGGAGCAGAGggtgcttttttttctttcgcttcttCGTGTCTCATTCCCTacgcccacctcctccatgtGTTGCGGTGGCTGCGCTTGATGGCCCCATGAgtgtgtcgtcgtcgtcttcctctACTTGTGGATGGGTGCCTCTGCTCGattctctcctccctctcacccctcccccgatAAAGTGTCCAGGTAGCTGCGCctgcctgcgcgtgtgtattCCACGCCGGGCGGAGAGGGGAGCACCGAGAGGAGCGACACAAGCTGAGACAAGGACAAGCGAAATGGAAGCATCAGCGCAGCACAAGACGTATGGCATCCATGGATGCCGTTGTCTCTGTATCACCTCTGTCCCCTTTCTGCCGAAGAAACAAGAGGCTGGCGCTCTTCCGCGCTTGTCTGTGCGACAATGAGGGGAGGCGAGAGTGATAGAGAGTAAAGCGACAACAATATATAGCGATGTTGCTGCTTCTTGCTTTAAGCTGCGATGCGGATGGCACGAGCCTCGTCGGTTCACACACAGatatatagagagagcgaaagagagggagagagagagagatgtatGCGAGGGAAATAaagtggggagagggggtgggcatGCATCCCACCAGCACAttcacgcacgcgcgtgtaTGAATGTGCTGCGTGTGACAGGTGTGACCATGAGTCGCTTCCGGCTACGAGACCAAGTGAGGGCACGCCGCTCTGTcgcggctctctctctctctctcggttACCCTTCCAGTGCCATGTGTGCGCTTCACGCCCCCTTCTTTGCGCGCACTCACTCACGTGAGTGCGGCTCTGTGGGCGGATCGCTAACGCCAGTCGATCGCGTCGGCGAGTCTGCGTGTTATTTGTGAGGTCGTCTTTTTCATCTCCCCTTCGTCATCTTCTACCACTGCGGagctgcgtgtgtggtgtaTGATCGTTAATgagggtgtgcgtgtgtacgtgtgcatgACTTCATTTTctgtgtttttgtgtgtgtccttCGTGGTGAGGCCTACTACTACAGCAACAGCGCCCTCTCCGTaggcttgtgtgtgtgtgtgtgtgtgtgtgtgtgtgtgtgtgtgtgtgtgtggcatACGATTATCCTCGCTGTCTCTTCTCCACTTGCTTCTTTTGTTCCTTCGTTTTTCAGTCGACTTGAGCAAATGTGCTGGCgcgtcgcgtgcgccgctcgcTACCGTTCGCCTCTGGTCATTGTGCGTTGAAAGACAGAGGCAGAGTTGACAAGCTTTCGAAATCGGCAGTGCAAGAGGAGCCGGCGCCAACTGCAGTGGATAACGAGCCTAGTTACCGCTCTCAGGCGCCAGGCACACATTCCCCGAAACCGCGCGACACCATGCAGTACGCTGCAACAACAGCTGCTTGGCAGAGGCTGTCCGACACAAAACGAACAAGGATGCGCAACCCACAGGACGACAGGGGATTATCCTTGCACAGCTGCGCACGGGCACCTGCCCGCACCTCCGGtccccgcagcagcgggtgaTTGGCGAAGACAAGATGGCGCCCTGTCTACTAATCCGCTGGCATTCTGGAGTACCCCCGTGCCACTTCCGAACGACAAGCCATGAGATCTCTTTGCGCAGGTGAATGCTTATCCGCGGGCCCCCTCTACCCTCGCCACACAAACTCGTGTCAGAGGCGTGCAGATTCAGAAGAGGGCGGAatgcccccaccccctgcaGCCACAGAGCCATGGCAGCGACGGAAATGAAAGATGAAGAGGacgagccccccccctccacctgaGGCATCAACGCCCTTCTGAATCAGGCCCCAAGATCCACTAGTGCGagcgctgtgcgcacgcgctgtcaTGCACAGCTGGCGTGGCGCATCGCATTGGACCAAGGCATGCAGAGGTGGAAAGAGCGCGACTGAGGAGCAAAAACACGGTGTGAAGAGATCcgtccccaccacccccacaGCGCACGCATGCAAAACAGTGCGGCACCTGCTGCATCCGACCGGGTGGACCgatgaggcgcagatgccggCAGCATGACGAGAGCACCCTCGAGTTGCACCACCGGGTCCTCCAGACTCCCATGTGAAGAGTCTCCACACCATATGCTGGCGTGCCGCGGCTTGAAGCGACTGAGAGGGCGAAGCAAGGCACACGGGCAGGGCGCGCAGGGCCTCAGAAGGCCCTGACCTGAGGCCGGCCAACTTCCTCTCTGAGCCCATCCGGCATGCtagtgccccccccctcccgcccaccacccgcacggcagacgccgccgtTTGTACCCTCGAGCAGCACCCTGGCCGCGGCCCGCGTTGGGTCGATGCGTGCAGCCCATATGAGTCTCCGTGTGGGGCTGATCAtggagcacgcgcgcgaggaaGGGATGAGAAGAGCCCGTTCGGCACATGGCCCCGGTGTAACGGCAGGACGACTCGTCCGAGACGACGGAGGATGTAGCTGCAGTGCGACAGAGGTGAATGAGCTGTGGCTGTGCATGCGTATACGTTTGCCGGCTTGCTGGTGGCATAATGCCACGCCTGTAGGAAGAAAACGAGCTTCATCGACCCTTTATCTCAAATACCTGGTGCGTCGCCATAGCCTCCTTATCTAGcgactccccccccccctccgtctgcatccttctctccccgtatgctttctctctctctgcttaTTCGCCAAGCACCCTCTCCTTTTGTTGCCGTCCCCCTAACGCGGATTACGTCTATCCCTCAGCGTACTCTCTCTGTCTGATAACATGTCATCCTTATCGTCCGTTACCGTGTCTCCTTCACGAAGAAATCGGCGTTGATGCAGGCCACACCAGCTCGAATTCGTAGCTCGTATGGGCTGCAGGCTCCCCTGCAACAACCATGGTCAATGAAATGACGCTGCGAAGGAAGTGACAGGAGGGTGGAGGCATCGCCAACTATGGCATCGTCCTGTCAATGCGCGATCGCGGATAACATAGAAACAAGGTGAAGCGGAGGaaagcggggggggggggggcttgaACGGCGAGGAAGTGGAAAGGGCAAGTAGGAGCGGGGGCCTGCAGGCCGATCAATGCTAGGAAACCCAACGCAAGTAGCGTAGGGCAGtgacgcacaagcacacagtTAGAGAATGCTAAAATAAAAGTTTGTCTCGTTTCTCATTTtggttttgtgtgtgtgtgtgtgtgtgtgtcagatcgccttctcttctcttcttctccccctttgACTTCTCGATTTCCCATCCAAAGCGCACATCCCGATGTGACGCGATTTACTCGCTGTACGTTTTCTTGTTCTCTTGGCTCGCGTagctttttttgttgtttaCTCCCTTTACCTTTTCGAGTTTGCCGTGCGTGAAACACGTCGCGCTGAGAAgtttcttttgtgtgtgtgtgtgtgtgtgtgtgtgtgtgtgttgttgttgtcgcgTTCGGTCTCGGTTTAAGAGCtgtctcttttttttttctatgCGCTCAACTTGTCCTTGGTGGGCGCGGCACTTTTATTTTGTAGTTGTACGCGAGGTTTTCTGGTCACTCGTCAGgcttcttttcgttttgtttgcCGAAATCGCGTATGTGTGCTTGGGCAATGGCTGTCTTTGGGTGGACGACGAAGAGGGCATGGCGTGGCATGCAGCACGCCTCACAGCTGAACCTTCTACTTATcattttgttttttttttcgttttgcgGTTGCAGGCCGCCTTCGTTTTCCTCAGATGGTGCTCATCGCACGCGTATGAGAAAGAcgtctctgtgcgcgcgcatacatcttcctctcctcccgcGTGGTGCTTGCGGAACGCCTTTTTTATTGCCTCCTTTTTTCAAGAACCATAGGCCAatccgcagcggcactcGCGTGCATTCcgctctgcgccgtctctTCTGTTccccactccccctcccgtcGCCGTTCAGCGATTGCTGCACTGCTTTCCATTTTTTTCGAATGGCCAACACGTGTAagggtgtctgtgtgtccgCATTTCTTTTTTTCCCGTTCTCCTCCCTTCGCTCGCTCACTGCCCCGCCCTCTCCAAGCTTCCAAATGTCCGCCTTGCTCATCTATACCGCAGGTGCTCCGGCCTCCAGTTCGTTTCCACTGTCTTCTTAATGGTgtgtgcatctctctctctctcttcgccgtGTAGGGCGCTTGCTCTTTTGGTTTTTCTTTCTTGGGTTCTCAAACAGTGGATACACGCACAtgggcacgcacacacacacacaaactcaGTCAAGTGCAGGCTCACACTCACACTCGCTCGTCCGCACGCGTCAGGCGACCGATATCCGCTATGAGCAGAGGGGATCGAAACTCAGACAGTACTCAAGGACCCGTAAATAAAGCACGAAAGAAATCCAATAATGGCAAATACTTTCAGCACAGCCATAAAGAATGTGCTGTCGGCACGACCCGAGTCAAAGCAGAGAGTTAACATGCACAGAGAGTGAGAAGCAAGAGGAGGTTGGctcgcggcgtcggcgcaggGGCCCTCAAACTAattcgccaccaccactcctccacctctctccccatCCGTGGCTCTCCTGGGGCCTTTTCTCGTCTCCGCCATTTGAAGCTGTCTCAGCTATCGACCGCCCTACTCCTTGCTCCACCGCAAACTGTCATCTGTGCTCACCTCCCTGCATGCTTAGAATGCACGAAAAGGGCAATGAGGGAGTATGTATCCTTTTTTTATGGCGGAGCTCTTTGTGTGACTGTCGAGCTGTCGTGACAGGTGCCTTAGTCATTCCTACCGGGCACAACGCCTCAAGACTTACTTCGTCTCCTGtggttctctctctctctctctctctctctcttcgctcttttctgtgtgtgtgtgtgtgaaggaTCTACATCCGAAAATACCGCGCTATCGTCTTTCTTCCCCGTGTCGCCTGTCCTTtcacctctccctcgcttACGCGTTCACTGTGTCGCCCATGCCTGCCGCCCTTCACTGCTTCGTGCAGGCACTTTGGGATCTACGAGGACGAGAGCAGGCGAACGTGCCCTCCGCACTAACgcaaggagggagaagaaatCGAAGGCGACCAAGGCACATGTAaggcgacacacacgcaaacgcgGCAgcaaaagagagggagaaggttATGTGGCGACCACGACGAGTGCAGGGCCTCGGAAGTGGGGAGGATATCTGCCACCTGGTCAGCGCTGTACGTCGCCAGGGTATTCGCTCCCTGCCTTCAGGCCTCGTAGTCGCAGCGGAAATCgcctaccgctgctgcagctacTCGATCGAGTCCTTTCAAACCGACAGCACCGAGGCGAAGAAA
The DNA window shown above is from Leishmania major strain Friedlin complete genome, chromosome 33 and carries:
- the AAT26 gene encoding amino acid permease-like protein, producing MFGCAMMSLSSGSVLGAALSLAVTTMGAGILTLPSAYADAGIIPATLILVGVGILTVFSIDYIILGVDKLCRNSYEELTRELLGKKAEEVVRWMLIIYNTGSAIGYLVVLEDLVAPMQPLVTRYLPALTTPKHSLLSFWAVFILPLSCVPTLGALHISSFLAISSTSFICIMIMFRYFVPGPTELSAMTTDAIANGTASANWWWGKYPLLALPIIMFSFDCQSLVFQIYAGLDDMRRSVMIKVAIISLIVTGVIHAAVGLFGYLSNPVDVRENIISNYDPNVDRLFQIGYLLYTAPMILAFVLMMFPIRDSIFILWYGYSSASMATHVPRSKDFTRLVRQEEALELIVNAESGHQHNHCNGFGSKHSYGSVKEELQQVIEVKKHHNNIERIPLRDHLIISVTLSTLCVAVALLVPGIVSVVSLLGGLCSSTLCFIVPGLYRWQLHNKNIARCQTFWEIALMVLMVVFGGVAAILGTAVWVEGVLLSM